The following DNA comes from Streptomyces sp. NBC_00273.
GCCTTCATCACCGCGCACTACGAGTACGAGCCGCAGGCGTTCCGCAACGGGGAACTGGAGAATGCCGCAGGTGAGAACGAGGGCTCCTGCAAGACGCTGGGACTGGCCCTGTTGGAAGGGCTGAGCGACCAAGAGGCGCTGCTTGCATTCGGTGAGCACTATCGCAGTGTGCTGGCGACGCCGAACGACACTGACCACGGCAACATTCGCAACCTCATGGCCCATGGCCTGGAAGGGGTGAGCTTCGCCGGGCAACCGTTGGCCCGAAAGAGCTGAACCGCGAAGTCCGGGCGAGCACCAACGGTCACGACCACCAACCCGCCTTGAAGGCCTCGCCTCGTGCTCCGGTCGCCGGCAGCACTGCCTACAACGGCAGCGCCGGTTCGGGCCGGGGCTTGCCGAGGCCGGCGCCGCGCACGGCCAGCACGTGCTCGCAGCGCCCTGCCCGCGGGGTGAAGGCGGCGTCGGTGCACGTCTTCATGGAGCTGAAGAACCGCTTCCCGTCGTGTGACTGAGGGGTGGTTCCCCAGGTGGAGGTCTCGTAGGCGCGCATCGCCCACAGTGTCATGTGGGCTGCGTAGCCTTGCCTTCCCGGAGGTCGGTGACGCGGATCTTGGCGATGAGCCCCTACTCGCAGAAGGAGCAAGTCGCCCAGGTCAGCTGTGCGATGAACCAGAGCGGAGAAAGGCCTCGCACTGACCGACTCCCGAGCGGTAGCCGACCGGACCGGCATCGGCATGACCCAGTGAGAACCTGGCGCACCGTGAGCCGGGTGACCTGACGGGGGCGCCGGTCGGAGGAGCGCCCTTGAGGGACCGGCACGACGCGGAAGTCCACCCCATGACCGAATCCAGCGCCGCGCCCGGGAACGCACACGATGCCCTGTCGGCAGGGCGCGGCTGGCTGCGGGACGCCCTCGCCCCGGCGGCGACCGGCGGCGTCGATGCCTGGACCGGCCCGCCCCGGGAGCCCTCCCCGCCAGCCTGCGCGAGCGCGCGGCCGAACTGGGCGGCCGTGTCCCCCGGCCGTCGCCGGCCCCCGCCCCGACGACGAGCGGATGTTCCTGGAGAAGGCCGCCGCGCTGCGCGCCGAGGCCGACCTGCTGGAGCAGAACGTGAAGGTTGCAGCCGCAGTGGCCGACGGGCCCGAGGCGCTGCAGAAGCGGATCGATCGGGCCGTCGCCTTCATCGGCACCCGCCTGGGCGAGAACGACGCCGTCCCCGGTTCCGCCGCTCCCTCGGCTGAGCCCTGGGCTACGCCGAAGCCTGCCCAGACCATGGCCAACTCAACGGCGTTGTAGAGCAGTTGCCCTGCATCTGCTCCGAGGCCGAGGCACGGCAAGCACCCCGGCTACTTCAAGGAGGCGGACACTTCGACACGGAGCCGCCCAAGGGGTTAGGCGCGCGGCGAACGCGCCCGTGATCCCGTCCTCCGTCGCCAGCAGCCGGCGGCCCGCCGGTACAGCGGTCACCAACGGGCGCAGCGCCACCATCGCGGCCGCCTGGACCGGTACGAGCCACAGGAACCGTGAGCGTCTCGCGTCCGTGCCGCTTCGCGTAGTCATGGCACCCTGCCGCACTAGTCCCCAAACCTGACCAGAACCTTTGGGGCTGGAGGCTAGTGAACGAACACTGCCACGGCTGTCACAGCCGCAATGGGTGTGATCACCACCAGCCATCCGCTCGGGCGAACGCCGTCGCCCGCGAAGGCCGCGACGAGCAGCAACAGGGCCACGGGGATGAACAGGAACATCCCGACGGCGGCGCCGATCACGGCCCAGGCCAGCAAACCCATCCCGACCACGAGGCAAGCGCCGGCAAACACCTTCGGCCGATGGACTGCCGCGCGCGTTGATGGGGGTCGCGATCTGCCGCCGACTCCGAGCCCCTTCCCCCGACAGAGCCTCCCGCCGCCGAGGCGGGCAGCGCGGCGGTTGCCGGGCTCGCGGCCGTGGAGCGGTGAGCGCCCTGGCGGTGGAGGCCGCCTGCGCGCGCCGCGCCTGCCCCGTGCCGTACTGGTCCAAGAGAGGGGAATAGGGATTTCCAGATGGGAAGGGGTCGACGCTGGTGAGCGCCGTCCTTTCCATGACCGCTTCACGGGTTGTGGCGCCAACTGCTTGTGGACACCGGCCCGTGAATGCCACTAATGCGGGACCATTCGCGCCCGCGTGCGGCAGTGTCCCCCGTGCGCCCCGTGGAGGCATCGTTCCGCGACGCCTTGACTCCCGCGCCCGGTTTGAGGGGCACAGCCACGCCCCGCCCGCGCCGCCGGGCCCGCCGTTCGACAAGGCCGCCTGACCGGGCGCAGCAACGGTGGTGGAGGTGGGCCGGGAACGAGCCGCGACCTGGGAGACCAAACAGCCGGTACGCGGGCGCGGGCGGCACCGACGGCGGTGTTGCCGGAGAGCGGAAGGTCGCCCCCTCCTATAACCCCTAACGAAATGGGATGGCGGATGTGCCCCGGCCAGGGCGAGGATCTCTCGGTACTCGCCGATGAAGGAGCAGCTGTGAACGACATTGTTCCGAGAGAGCTCATCTCTCTCGCAGATGACGAGGGGAACAGCGTCACCGTCAACGTTCTGGGGCGTGATCCCAGGTGGTCCGCCGGGCTGGAAGCCGAGATCGTGGTCGAGACGCCTTTCGTGTCCGGCCGTGTTGACTTGGCGCTGTACACCTTGCGACTGGAGAGCTGGGCGGATGCGCTGAACCGGCTCGATGCTGGCGAGGATGTCGCCTGGATGGAGATGAGCCGTGGCCCGTCGATCTTCATCCAACTCACCGGCGAGCGTGATTGCCCCGAGGTGATCGTGGAGGACGAGTCGGGGTCCATGGTCACCGTTCGAGTGCCGCTCGTGCCGCCGGACGGGTGGATTGCTGACCACAAGGAGCGCCTGCAGCAGGTGATGAAGTACTGGGTTCCGCTGTTGTCAGTCTAGAGAGACAAGCCTCCGCCAGCAGATGAGCGCGCATCCAAGGGTAAGGGAGGCTTCATGGACGTCGTCGCGAATCTCCCAGCGGATCCGCAGGCGACGGAACCAGTGCAGGTGGGCGAATGCGCGCTCCACGACCCAGCGGCGGGTGCCGAACCCGGAACCGTGCTCGGTCCCGCGGCGGGCGATCACCGGTTTCACCCCAAGCTCCCACACGAGACGGTGGTACTTGTCGTGGTCGTACCCGCGGTCCCCGAGCACGACGTCCGGGCGACGCCGGGGCCGGCCGCGCCGCGTTTGCCCCGCACTGACGGAACGGCTTCGAGCAGCGGAACGATCTGGGTCACGTCATTGCGGTTGCCGCCGGTCAAGGTCACAGCGAGCGGGATGCCGGTGGCCTCGGTGATCAAGTGGTGCTTGCTGCCCGTTCTAGCCCGGTCAACAGGCCTTCGTCCGGTCTTGGAGCCCGCTTTGACGCCCGGATGTGAGAGCCGTCGACGGCTGCCCAGGAGAAGTCCAGCGCGTTCACGCTGCGGAGCTCGGCGAGGAGGACCGCGTGCAGCCTGGGCCGCACACCGGCCTCCGTCCACTCGGCCAGGCGGCGCCAACGCGTCATGCCCGAGCCGAAGCCGAGTTCCTGCGGCAGGTGTTCCCAGGCAATTGCGGTATGCAGCACGAACAGGACGCCCTGGAACACCAGCCGGTCAGTATGCCGCTTGCGCCCCGGATGACTGCTTTCCGAGAGGACCAAGCGGACGCCGGCCCGGCGGCGTCAGCTGTCGCCGGTCCACACCTCGGGGCCGCCACCCTCCCACCGGACCGGCCCGTCCTCGGACAGATCCACATCCTCCAGCCCGACCCGCCGCAGGAACTCCGACACATCCGCGGGCGTGAACGCCCGGCCGAGGTCCGCGTCCACGCCGAGCGCGTGGACGGTGACCTTGCGCCCGCCCTGCGGCGACACGGGATGGATCACGATCTCCGTCTGGTCCGCCATACATCCACAGTGCGGCGGGCCGGCCCACACGGCATCCGGAGTCCACCCCCGTCGCGGCGTTCGCGGGTCGCGAGGGCACAACAGACCTTGACGTCCCCTCAGAACTTTTGGAGGGACAGCGTTTGAAGGAAGGCAGCCGGGACAGACGCGTGGACCCCGGCGCCGGCGCTCAGACCGCCGCCCCCGGGCAACGGACCCGACGGCAGCGACCCGCATGATCAACATCGATGAGTTCGGCGGTCACAGGCCGCGACCACGACTACCTGCCAGTGCCCGCCAGGTGGCCCAGGGCAGGTGGTCAGCGCAACGGACCCGCCTCCAGGGTGCTGCTCCATCGCGGGTGCGGCACTCCCGTGCTCCGGCACTGGGCCACCGGGGCGATACCCCGTAATCGTGCCGCCTGCACCCGCATCCTCCCCGGGGCCGGCGTACGTAATCCCGTCCTCAACCCGGGCGAGGCGGTGCCGCGCAGTCGGGCGGGCCTGACCACCGACACCCTCAGCGGCCCGTCCGGGACGGGCCACGAGCGGCTCGATCACCGCAAACGGTGTGCCGAACCGGG
Coding sequences within:
- a CDS encoding HopJ type III effector protein, producing the protein MTTLNSLRASLASGEHEFADTLAFITAHYEYEPQAFRNGELENAAGENEGSCKTLGLALLEGLSDQEALLAFGEHYRSVLATPNDTDHGNIRNLMAHGLEGVSFAGQPLARKS
- a CDS encoding DUF5959 family protein; the protein is MNDIVPRELISLADDEGNSVTVNVLGRDPRWSAGLEAEIVVETPFVSGRVDLALYTLRLESWADALNRLDAGEDVAWMEMSRGPSIFIQLTGERDCPEVIVEDESGSMVTVRVPLVPPDGWIADHKERLQQVMKYWVPLLSV